One Nitrospirota bacterium DNA window includes the following coding sequences:
- a CDS encoding isoprenyl transferase codes for MSTNESSAMDQLSIGELATKLDSDLLPKHVAIIMDGNGRWAELRTLPRIAGHREGIQSVREMITVCLELGIHALTIYAFSQENWNRPAQEISSLMGLLEYYLSTERTKLIEQGVRFRTIGRLDALPASALQWVRAAEQETAHLDKLHLTVALSYGGRTEIVDAVRELLREAQDGKLQPNEVDESRIQQYLYTHDLPDPDLLIRTSGETRISNFLLWQLAYTELYFTPTLWPDFRRRELLLALLEYQRRERRFGRVLSTISS; via the coding sequence ATGAGCACGAACGAATCATCGGCCATGGACCAGTTATCCATCGGAGAACTGGCCACAAAACTCGATTCAGACCTCTTGCCCAAACACGTCGCCATTATCATGGATGGCAACGGCCGCTGGGCAGAACTCCGCACCCTTCCCCGCATCGCCGGTCATCGGGAAGGCATTCAGTCCGTTCGGGAAATGATCACCGTCTGCCTGGAACTTGGCATCCACGCCCTGACCATCTACGCGTTTTCACAGGAAAATTGGAACCGCCCTGCGCAGGAAATCTCCTCGCTCATGGGCCTGCTCGAATACTACCTGTCGACGGAACGCACGAAACTCATTGAACAGGGCGTCCGGTTTCGAACGATCGGTCGACTCGACGCCCTCCCGGCCTCCGCTCTCCAATGGGTCCGGGCCGCCGAACAAGAAACCGCCCATCTCGACAAACTGCATCTGACCGTCGCCCTCAGTTATGGCGGACGGACTGAGATTGTCGACGCGGTGCGGGAGCTTCTGCGTGAGGCACAAGACGGAAAGCTGCAGCCGAACGAGGTTGATGAGTCCAGAATCCAACAATACCTCTACACCCATGACCTGCCCGACCCAGACCTGTTGATTCGCACCAGCGGCGAAACGCGAATCAGCAATTTTCTGCTCTGGCAGCTGGCCTACACCGAGCTCTACTTCACGCCAACCCTCTGGCCCGACTTCCGTCGCCGCGAACTCTTGCTGGCCTTGCTGGAATACCAGCGCCGCGAGCGGCGATTCGGTCGCGTACTCAGCACCATTTCTTCATAG
- a CDS encoding 1-deoxy-D-xylulose-5-phosphate reductoisomerase — MKTIVILGSTGSIGTSTLDIVDRFPEEFRVAGLTAGSNDDKLEEQIRRYKPRIVALSNAAAAARLRQRCAGLPVEILDGQEGLSHVASAPEAELVISAIVGGAGLVPTLAAIRSGKQIALANKEPMVMAGKLMQDEARRHGVRIFPVDSEHSAIFQSLEGHRKEDVRRLILTASGGALWTLTKDELREVTPERALQHPNWKMGAKITIDSATLMNKGLEVVEARWLFDIPESQIEVMIHRESIIHSLVEYEDRSMIAQLGLPDMRTPISYAMRYPGRLPLDLPSLDLTEIGKLTFCKPDHDRFPCLGLGFESLQIGGTMPATMNAANEVAVEAFLNGGVRFTDIVDIIRSTMSAHNPKEVDTLEEALEADRWAREKAESLVVALAR; from the coding sequence ATGAAAACAATCGTCATTCTTGGATCGACTGGATCGATCGGCACCAGCACCTTAGATATCGTGGACCGGTTCCCGGAAGAGTTCCGTGTGGCAGGGCTGACGGCGGGAAGCAATGATGACAAACTCGAAGAACAGATCCGCCGTTACAAGCCCCGCATCGTGGCCCTCTCGAATGCCGCCGCGGCCGCCAGGCTCCGGCAGCGCTGCGCAGGACTGCCCGTTGAAATCCTGGACGGTCAAGAAGGGTTGAGTCACGTCGCCTCCGCGCCCGAAGCGGAGCTCGTCATCTCAGCCATCGTCGGTGGCGCCGGGCTTGTCCCCACCCTGGCTGCGATCCGGAGCGGAAAACAAATTGCCTTGGCCAATAAAGAGCCGATGGTCATGGCGGGAAAACTGATGCAGGACGAGGCGCGGCGACATGGCGTCCGTATTTTCCCGGTCGATAGCGAACATAGCGCCATTTTTCAGTCGTTAGAAGGCCATCGCAAAGAAGATGTCCGCCGCCTTATCTTAACGGCGTCCGGCGGAGCCCTCTGGACTTTGACGAAGGACGAACTACGCGAGGTGACCCCCGAACGGGCGCTCCAACATCCCAATTGGAAAATGGGCGCCAAAATCACCATCGATTCTGCCACCCTCATGAATAAGGGACTTGAAGTCGTAGAGGCCCGCTGGCTCTTCGACATCCCGGAGTCCCAGATCGAAGTGATGATCCATCGAGAAAGCATCATCCATTCTCTGGTAGAGTATGAAGATCGTTCGATGATTGCGCAGTTGGGATTACCGGATATGCGAACGCCTATTTCCTATGCCATGCGCTACCCGGGGCGCCTGCCACTGGACCTCCCGTCGCTGGATCTGACGGAGATTGGCAAATTGACGTTCTGCAAACCGGATCACGACCGGTTTCCCTGTTTAGGCCTTGGATTTGAATCGCTGCAGATCGGCGGAACGATGCCGGCCACGATGAATGCCGCCAACGAAGTGGCGGTTGAGGCGTTCCTGAATGGGGGCGTCAGGTTTACCGATATTGTGGACATTATTCGCAGCACGATGAGCGCCCATAATCCCAAAGAAGTAGATACGCTGGAAGAGGCCCTGGAAGCGGATCGCTGGGCCCGAGAGAAGGCAGAGTCGTTGGTCGTCGCATTGGCACGCTAG
- the tldD gene encoding metalloprotease TldD: MGELVQLASFGLTESEVFSALGRVKVRDVDYADLYFESCVSESVSMEESLVKRATKNVSQGVGVRATAGEKTGFAYSDELTKKDLELAADTARYIANSPSEDLAISVPVRQRPTRDLYPVERARAEVATADRVSLLNAIDAEARRYDPRIKNVMAAFNTEYKVVVVATSDGTLIGDVQPLSRLQVTCIAEENGQRQAGSFGGGGRVGFEFYHEGDRHLRFAREAARAAILNLSAIEAPAGVMPVVLGGGWPGILLHEAIGHGLEADFNRKKTSAFSNLLGKRVASDICTIVDDGTLPDRRGSLNMDDEGTPTGRTVLIENGILRGYITDKLNARLMGIPLTGNGRRESYQSVVLPRMTNTFMLAGTSAPEDIIRSVDRGLYAVSFGGGQVDITNGKFVFSASEAYLIEGGKITRPVKGATLIGSGPDILTKVSMVGHDLTLDEGIGTCGKEGQSVPVGVGLPTIRIDEITVGGTQR; this comes from the coding sequence ATGGGTGAACTTGTTCAATTAGCCTCCTTTGGTCTGACCGAAAGTGAAGTATTCTCGGCGCTCGGACGGGTCAAAGTCCGTGATGTCGACTATGCCGACCTGTATTTTGAGTCGTGTGTCTCCGAGTCCGTCTCGATGGAAGAGTCCCTCGTCAAACGTGCGACGAAGAATGTGTCGCAGGGTGTGGGGGTGCGAGCGACGGCAGGGGAGAAAACGGGTTTTGCCTATTCCGATGAACTGACGAAGAAGGATCTCGAGTTGGCAGCCGATACGGCGCGCTACATTGCCAATTCGCCAAGCGAGGATCTGGCGATTTCAGTGCCTGTCCGCCAACGTCCAACACGAGACCTTTACCCGGTTGAACGGGCCCGGGCTGAAGTGGCGACGGCGGATCGCGTGTCCCTCTTGAATGCCATCGATGCCGAGGCGCGCCGCTATGACCCGCGGATCAAGAATGTGATGGCCGCGTTTAACACGGAATATAAGGTGGTCGTGGTTGCCACCTCCGATGGCACGTTGATCGGAGATGTCCAGCCGCTGTCACGGTTGCAAGTTACCTGTATCGCCGAAGAGAACGGGCAACGCCAAGCCGGTTCGTTCGGCGGAGGGGGGCGTGTCGGATTCGAGTTCTACCACGAGGGTGATCGGCATCTGCGGTTTGCGCGTGAAGCGGCTCGTGCAGCGATTCTCAACCTGTCTGCGATTGAGGCGCCGGCCGGTGTCATGCCGGTCGTGTTGGGGGGAGGTTGGCCGGGGATTCTGTTACACGAAGCCATCGGCCATGGGCTGGAGGCGGACTTCAATCGCAAGAAGACATCAGCATTTTCGAATCTCCTGGGCAAACGAGTGGCCTCCGATATCTGCACGATTGTCGATGATGGAACCCTGCCGGACCGCCGGGGCTCGCTCAACATGGACGATGAAGGGACTCCGACCGGTCGCACGGTACTCATTGAGAACGGGATCTTGCGCGGCTATATCACCGATAAACTCAATGCGCGGTTGATGGGCATCCCTCTGACCGGCAACGGACGGCGCGAGAGTTATCAAAGCGTGGTCTTGCCGCGAATGACCAATACGTTCATGTTAGCCGGGACGTCGGCTCCTGAGGACATCATTCGCTCGGTCGATCGCGGCCTCTATGCCGTGTCGTTCGGTGGCGGGCAGGTGGACATCACCAACGGTAAGTTCGTGTTTTCAGCCAGCGAAGCCTACTTGATCGAAGGTGGGAAGATTACGCGACCGGTTAAAGGCGCGACATTGATCGGCAGCGGACCGGATATTCTCACCAAGGTCTCGATGGTCGGGCACGATCTCACGCTCGACGAGGGCATCGGCACATGTGGCAAGGAAGGGCAGTCCGTTCCGGTAGGTGTCGGTCTGCCGACCATTCGAATCGATGAAATTACTGTGGGCGGGACGCAGCGATGA
- a CDS encoding metallopeptidase TldD-related protein: MNQPMQQREGYRQLAMDLLAKAKASGATEADIIIADGETFSVQVRLGAVDRLTKAREKHLGLRVFVGNRSASTSTSDFSADSLNQLVAETCVLAKAVVEDPVSGLPAADQMAGERPDLDLYDSTRLNTEQQIDLAKRVEAAAMSSDERVTNSEGGDFDSSSGRVVLGNSHGFLGEYQSSSFSIAASPVATDPETGAMQRDSWHAVQRKFANLDSPEAVGLEAARRTVRKLGARKVATQRAPVIFDAEMAGSLLGNLCSAVSGYSLYKGASFLAGQLDKPLAPEYVTVYDDGRVVGGLGSRPFDGEGLPTRKTIVVERGVLKSYLLDTYSGRKLGMASTGNASRSVGESPSVGPTNFYLAPGTKSAQDIIKTVKQGLYVTDLIGFGINMVTGDYSRGAAGFWIEGGELAYPVEEITIAGKLQEMFAGIEMIGNDLVFRGRIASPTIKIGDMTIAGS, encoded by the coding sequence ATGAACCAGCCAATGCAGCAACGCGAAGGGTATCGCCAACTCGCCATGGATCTGTTGGCGAAGGCAAAGGCGAGTGGCGCGACGGAAGCGGACATCATTATTGCCGACGGTGAAACATTTTCCGTGCAAGTCCGGCTGGGCGCCGTCGATCGTCTCACGAAAGCAAGGGAGAAGCATCTCGGGCTACGTGTCTTTGTCGGGAATCGTTCTGCCAGTACCTCGACGTCGGATTTTTCAGCGGACTCTTTGAATCAACTCGTGGCCGAAACCTGTGTTTTAGCAAAGGCCGTCGTGGAAGATCCGGTATCCGGGTTGCCGGCTGCGGATCAGATGGCAGGGGAGCGGCCGGATTTAGATCTGTACGATTCAACCAGGCTCAACACGGAGCAGCAGATCGATTTAGCGAAGCGGGTAGAGGCTGCCGCCATGTCTTCGGACGAGCGCGTGACGAACTCTGAAGGGGGCGACTTCGATTCCTCCTCCGGGCGCGTGGTCTTGGGCAACAGTCATGGCTTCCTGGGCGAGTATCAGAGTTCCAGTTTTTCAATAGCGGCATCGCCTGTCGCGACCGATCCGGAGACCGGGGCCATGCAGCGAGACTCCTGGCATGCCGTGCAGCGGAAGTTTGCCAATCTGGATTCCCCGGAAGCGGTGGGATTGGAAGCAGCGCGGCGGACGGTCAGAAAACTCGGGGCGAGGAAGGTGGCGACCCAGCGGGCGCCTGTCATTTTCGATGCGGAGATGGCCGGAAGTCTCTTGGGAAATCTCTGCAGCGCGGTGTCCGGATACTCGCTCTATAAAGGGGCGTCGTTTCTGGCAGGGCAACTGGACAAACCGCTGGCCCCTGAGTATGTGACGGTCTATGACGACGGGCGCGTGGTCGGAGGACTGGGCTCTCGGCCGTTCGACGGCGAAGGCCTCCCGACCAGAAAGACGATTGTGGTGGAGCGAGGGGTCTTGAAGAGCTACTTGCTCGATACCTATTCCGGACGGAAGCTTGGTATGGCGTCGACCGGCAACGCCTCCCGCAGCGTCGGTGAAAGTCCGTCGGTCGGTCCGACGAACTTTTATCTCGCGCCCGGGACGAAGTCGGCGCAAGACATTATCAAGACGGTGAAGCAGGGGCTCTATGTCACGGATCTCATCGGGTTTGGTATCAATATGGTGACCGGCGATTATTCACGGGGTGCGGCCGGGTTTTGGATCGAGGGAGGCGAGTTGGCGTACCCTGTCGAAGAGATTACGATTGCGGGTAAATTGCAAGAGATGTTCGCAGGCATCGAGATGATCGGTAACGATCTCGTGTTCCGTGGACGTATTGCCAGTCCGACGATCAAGATCGGTGACATGACGATCGCCGGCAGTTGA
- a CDS encoding phosphatidate cytidylyltransferase: MQQADTAGQQPAGPTPSAAPRFDPRRIYTVLVLAPLLYAVIRYLPPLAFSGVVVLAGALALFEFYRLCFSDHSDSWLIGIGLTGFAAVILGAHQPSIIVPSLLATLIGIISVPLFSRMPLDQSLKNSAMTLFGVLYLGLTLGPLSMTRLLPLGEWLIFFLLLVTWASDTGAYYVGTLYGRHRLAPTISPKKTYEGLVGGLIGAILAAYAVRWWFLPELSGLDCLILGTLLTITGLWGDLTESAMKRSVGIKDSGGILPGHGGMLDRLDSLLFTAPAFYYYITMVSRLRVIE; encoded by the coding sequence ATGCAGCAAGCCGACACCGCCGGGCAACAGCCGGCAGGCCCAACACCGTCTGCAGCGCCCCGGTTCGACCCCCGTCGGATTTATACCGTCCTGGTCCTCGCACCACTCTTGTATGCCGTCATTCGCTACCTCCCGCCTCTCGCATTTTCAGGCGTCGTGGTACTGGCCGGCGCGCTCGCGCTGTTCGAATTCTATCGATTATGTTTCAGCGACCACAGTGACTCCTGGCTGATAGGCATCGGCCTGACAGGATTCGCTGCGGTGATTCTCGGTGCACACCAGCCGAGCATCATCGTCCCGAGCCTTCTCGCGACATTGATCGGCATTATTTCCGTTCCGCTATTCAGCCGCATGCCCCTCGACCAGAGCCTGAAGAACAGCGCCATGACCTTGTTCGGCGTACTCTACCTGGGCCTCACGCTTGGCCCACTCTCGATGACGAGACTGCTGCCTCTCGGCGAATGGCTGATCTTCTTTCTTCTGTTGGTGACCTGGGCATCCGATACCGGCGCCTACTACGTCGGCACCCTCTACGGACGACATCGCTTGGCGCCCACGATCAGTCCGAAAAAAACCTACGAGGGCTTGGTCGGCGGCTTGATTGGTGCGATACTCGCCGCATATGCGGTTCGTTGGTGGTTTCTTCCGGAGTTGTCTGGCCTCGACTGTCTGATCTTAGGCACCCTGCTCACCATCACAGGTCTCTGGGGCGACCTGACCGAATCGGCCATGAAACGAAGCGTCGGCATCAAAGACTCCGGAGGAATTCTGCCAGGACATGGCGGCATGCTCGACCGGCTGGATAGTCTCTTGTTCACCGCCCCTGCCTTCTACTACTATATAACGATGGTAAGCCGCCTACGAGTTATCGAGTGA
- the rseP gene encoding RIP metalloprotease RseP: MAFTWSPDTLWLLLQKAWWFLVVLGVLVAFHELGHYLAARWVGVKVLKFSLGFGPKIFGRQMGETEYLLSAIPLGGYVKLFGEDETEATTPEDRTRSFAHQGLWGKVLIVAAGPGFNFILAYFIFAGWLATGAPLFVPTFQDLNPDVEAMVPGSPADTAGIQIGDHISRVNGQEISTRTELFDAVAKSKGQALTLEIKRDGQVKTLSVTPTTTPGPQASTQEPAYYLGVEETPPLVTSVMQGSPAAKAGLQAGDHVVNIEGHTIHTWSQMTGMVKESPSRPLKIEVLREGQRIPLTVTPSAEKTMVNGQSVEVGKIGISGPGRSIMRSSTPLLSLYDGLGATWGWTELTAIGLYKMIVGDISSKNIGGPLTIANISGEAAAQGASSVVFLIAILSINLGVLNLLPIPILDGGHLLFFLIEAILRKPLGERQREVAQQAGLVLLVGVMIFAFWNDLERIFLR, from the coding sequence ATGGCATTCACCTGGTCCCCCGATACCCTCTGGTTGCTCTTGCAGAAGGCCTGGTGGTTCCTGGTCGTCCTCGGCGTGCTCGTCGCGTTCCATGAACTCGGGCATTACCTGGCCGCTCGCTGGGTCGGCGTCAAGGTCCTTAAATTTTCCCTGGGATTCGGACCGAAGATTTTCGGCCGCCAAATGGGCGAAACCGAATATCTGCTCTCAGCCATTCCACTGGGTGGCTACGTCAAGCTGTTCGGCGAAGATGAAACCGAGGCCACCACGCCAGAGGATCGGACCCGGTCCTTTGCGCACCAAGGCCTATGGGGGAAAGTCCTGATCGTCGCCGCAGGACCTGGATTTAATTTCATTCTGGCCTATTTTATTTTTGCGGGATGGCTCGCAACCGGAGCGCCCCTATTCGTCCCCACCTTCCAGGACTTGAATCCCGATGTCGAAGCCATGGTCCCCGGCTCTCCTGCTGACACCGCCGGCATCCAGATCGGCGATCATATCAGCCGAGTCAACGGACAGGAGATCTCGACCAGGACGGAACTATTCGACGCTGTCGCGAAAAGCAAAGGCCAGGCGCTGACGCTTGAGATCAAACGAGACGGCCAGGTCAAAACACTATCGGTGACGCCCACCACTACCCCTGGACCACAGGCCTCAACCCAAGAGCCCGCCTATTATTTGGGCGTCGAGGAAACACCGCCCCTCGTGACGTCCGTCATGCAAGGCTCTCCGGCAGCCAAAGCCGGACTACAGGCAGGCGACCATGTCGTCAACATCGAGGGCCACACAATCCATACCTGGTCGCAAATGACCGGTATGGTGAAAGAAAGCCCTAGCCGCCCACTCAAAATCGAGGTCTTGCGGGAAGGACAGCGGATTCCACTGACCGTGACGCCCTCTGCCGAGAAGACCATGGTCAATGGCCAATCAGTCGAGGTCGGCAAAATCGGCATTTCAGGACCAGGCCGTTCGATCATGCGCTCGAGCACCCCGCTGCTGTCTCTCTATGACGGCTTGGGGGCCACGTGGGGCTGGACCGAGTTGACGGCCATCGGTCTCTACAAGATGATCGTGGGGGACATCTCCAGTAAAAATATCGGCGGACCGCTGACGATCGCGAATATTTCAGGAGAAGCCGCTGCGCAAGGGGCCTCAAGTGTAGTCTTTCTCATCGCCATTCTGAGCATCAATCTAGGCGTCCTCAACTTGCTCCCTATCCCCATTCTCGACGGCGGCCATCTGTTATTTTTCCTGATTGAGGCTATCCTCAGGAAGCCACTCGGTGAACGCCAAAGAGAAGTAGCACAACAGGCAGGCCTCGTGTTATTAGTGGGCGTGATGATTTTTGCGTTCTGGAATGACCTTGAGCGGATCTTTTTACGATAA
- a CDS encoding YbhB/YbcL family Raf kinase inhibitor-like protein: MMNHIWALMVLLMFPASTFAADFRVMSPTIKEQGNIGNEHVFNGFGCTGRNVSPELKWEQAPKDTKSFALTVYDPDAPTGSGWWHWVVFNIPPGITSLPAGAGQLDGSNAPQGAVQSITDFGQPGYGGPCPPQGDKPHRYIVTVYALKVDQLPLKKEASGAMVGYYLNQNALGKASLTATYGR, encoded by the coding sequence ATGATGAACCACATATGGGCCTTGATGGTGCTGCTGATGTTTCCGGCGTCAACCTTCGCCGCAGACTTTCGCGTGATGAGCCCCACAATCAAAGAGCAGGGCAATATCGGCAACGAACATGTCTTTAACGGCTTCGGTTGCACCGGCCGTAATGTGTCGCCGGAACTGAAGTGGGAGCAGGCGCCGAAGGATACCAAGAGTTTTGCCCTGACGGTCTATGATCCTGACGCTCCGACGGGAAGCGGTTGGTGGCATTGGGTGGTCTTCAACATTCCTCCCGGCATCACCTCCCTCCCGGCTGGTGCAGGCCAATTGGACGGCAGCAACGCGCCACAGGGCGCGGTTCAGAGTATCACCGATTTCGGTCAGCCTGGGTACGGCGGTCCCTGCCCACCGCAAGGTGATAAGCCCCATCGATATATTGTTACGGTCTATGCGTTGAAAGTGGATCAGCTCCCGCTCAAGAAAGAGGCGTCCGGCGCGATGGTGGGGTACTATCTGAATCAGAATGCGTTAGGCAAAGCTTCCCTCACCGCCACCTATGGACGATGA